The Mangifera indica cultivar Alphonso unplaced genomic scaffold, CATAS_Mindica_2.1 Un_0001, whole genome shotgun sequence genomic interval AAGGTAAACAATTGATTATTGTTAAGACCAATTGGCTATTTAATTTGTTGACTTATGATCATCCTCTCCAAAaacaggaaaaacaaaaaaacaaaaacagaaccAAATTATCACACATATCTCTCATCACCAATTATATTGGGTCTAGATCTACCTATAATGAATCAATCTAATCCAATTTATTTAACTGTCAAATAACAATTGAAAAGTTGATTGGAAGGCAATTGGACCTCTATacttatgtttaaaaattgttttcccTCCCTTGGTTAACGTattttttacaaaagaaaaaatcttgGTCTTCTCCCAGGAGCTAAAACTTACACAGAGAGTCTCCCAAGGTTATGCAATCCATAATGGCAGTATGTGGAGGCAAATGGTGTGATGGAAATGACTCACGTCATATCATCGTGTTGATGTGGATCATTTGACAAATGAATTAGACCTTGGGTATGCCAATTTTGCTAGTTTTCGAATTACAAAATGGCATATGAAATtttcaacattggtatcagagcacatGTTATGTTATGTCATTTATtctataaagttaaattttggatttttggattttttgtattaattctgaaaattctaattttgggcacaaattaaatttgactaAATTACATGAAATTGGTAATTGGAAATGTGTTACATAGTTGCCTAGAATTGTGTCACATGTTTtggattgaaaattgaattgaaaactGCCTGGAATCGATTAATTCAAAGGTTGAATCGAGGACCAAAGCTATAATGTTCTTGTCACTATATCATTGAATTTTGGTGATGTTGGCATCGACCATTGGTCTAAGTAGGACGGCCATCGTGAGAGCTACAAAAGCTTTAATCTCCCATCGTTGATCATCGGCTAAAATCAGCGAATTGTAAGCTTGCCAAATTAGGGCTCTTTGTTGTTTTTCAGGTTAGGAAAACTCGATTACCTAACCCATTTGATCAATGGGTTAACTTATATAGTCAATCGAGTAACCCGAACTAATCAACATCCACCCGGACCAATTGACTAGTCATTGATTGATCGATCAATGGCAACAGTCAACAGCAAGTCCACCAATATATAAGAGTGTATGGAGGTTCGTAAGAGACTTATCCAAACACAAGGTGATGCATGTAACTCATCTCTAGCATTTGAGCACACGTGCAAGCACTGTTTCAGCTTGTTAAGGTGCATAGGGTTATGTTTTGGTGCGTGACAACCCATGAGCTATTGTTTCGATGAGTTTTGGGTGTGTGAAACCCATTTTTTGACAAGTGGCAATTGTATGATGCTCAAATTGGTGAGTGGAATATATTATATAGGTCCTACGACATGTAAAGACGTGTACTACCTTATTCCAGCTCATGAAAACACGTATCAATATTTCAAAACACAAGATACTAATTCATGCAAGCTTGTTAATTAAGAACCATCACATTTAGTAAAAAATGTGACTATGTGATAATCTAATAGTGCATGATGAgactatatatacataatcaAAGATTTAGAATTAAAGATATGTCATACtcttttaattggaaaagagatgatGTACAGTCTAATCATATTTATGCATGTTCATTAGCCCCTCGTATTAAATGATCTTGTTTGGGACAAGAATACAAAAACTTTCAGGATTATGTGGATACATTATAGTTTACTAAAGAACGATGCATAGTAATGAATGTGAGAAAATCTACCACTTTATCGTTATTCCTAAGTTATCAAAATACGAGGCACTTAGTTTATTAGAAATTATATAGagactttattattaaataaagtgACTCTAAGAATGATAcaggttgatgaaatggtcttAATCATAGTAGTGATGCATTTGTTATATCacatattactttttaaatatgagaattcTGAAATTAGTagcatttaataaaattctcatccagaattaatattgacacaattagattgaattttaaaatgtcaaacattttagtcatggaagatgattaagaatatagtgaactttcaattttgcgtcttatgtgagatattttaaattttgatgtgCAATTGCtataattgatatgtatttgattgcGTTAATTAAGTTGTGTTTGATATGTCTCTATGATCTTATTAACCATGACATCCTAAAATATTATGGTTGATttgaatgaagatgaaattgaacAAGGATATTTATAAGGTATAATATTTAAAGATGCACTATATCTTAAATAAGCAAAAGACTTTAGAGACCGTAAATCAGGTTATGATGGAGTCATATCTCAAATAATGTCTTACATAAATGTAATGTGAATGCATATTACACATGTAATAAACAAGACTCTTAACCAATTCCATGAATGACAATCTAGTATACGAGTACCAGTAATGTTCAACTACATCTGTCATAAGTATGGTTTCGATAGAAAAGTTTGGTTGAATTGATATCCCCAAACAGAGATAGTTGACTGTCAAATTTGACACAAgtcaacaaaataatatttgaaagatttgtcaaatatgattatggaaCTGAAGTCAGCTAGGCAAAACCTGACAAATGAACAATAGGTTCATGCAATAGAATGATCTTTTTCTAAAGGTGAGAGTGTTTGAAGGTgcataataagaataaaaggACTTTTATTGATTATTCTTGCCACATTAAGCTAGAAGACAAACACTCTTGAGGTAGCTAGACCTAATACTCATGTATATGCTATAGAGTCAAGTTCTAAAAGTTATTTATGGCTTAAGTCCGACTAAGGGAAAAAGGTTGTACAATGCTCAAAGTATaagaataagaatttaaaacaaaagagtggcaaaagtattagaagaaaagacaaaaacatgATGATCTATTGCAATTACAACAACAAAAGTTATTTTACCTGTGAATGCACAGAGCTTAAAATGACACTGTCtcattatatataaagtaatgaAACTTTAGTTTTCAGTACTGTGTTATTAACTAAGTTTTATCCTATATGGATAATGAACTTAGAAGTCACCGTCCAAGTAGCTCATGACAAATGAGCTTTAATAgatttttatcaaattctaaAGAAGATAAGTTAGATTTATGTAGGCAATAACATAAGGGTTAAAGTAAGAGGGATAGACACGAGCAAATAAGTTTTGTGAGATTATTGGATCCTATACCTATATAAAGTCCGGTATGCtctaaatattcaataaatctttgtcttattgtttgttttttttaaattaagatataatttgaatttctctatgaacttatcaaaatataatagaagTGATTTATATGGATTTGATTTATTGTTGAATGGTTTTAAGGTGTTAATCACCCttcattatcataatattagtttttcattatttgtttcttctAAAAGTATGgatataaatgtaaatatatgacatgctagATTATGACACATTAGCTAAGATATAATGAATTGATTGGCCTATAAAGGATTATTAGGAACTCCTACAAAATTGGAATTCCTACAAAATTGGAATTCCTTACATGTGAGAATTGTCTAACTGAAAAAAttactagaaaaccatttgacaaagttGTAAGAGTTTAACCTCCTTTGTGATTTATATACTTATGTATATGTGCTCTTATGAATGTAAAGTTAAATAtagtatctcatatttcattacttttatagAAGACTATTTTTGATTTgatcttgtctacttgatctttCATAAGTCAAAGCAATAAactgttttaaataatatacaaatgaGGTCGCAAATTAATTAGACAAAATGGATAAAAGTTTTAGAACTAACTGAAGTCTTGAGTATTTGTCTAAAAAGTTCAAGGAACTaagtaatgaaaaaggaatagtatgacaactaataattcaaaaaactcTGTAACAAAGTGGTGTAACGAATAGaagaaattaaactttgttGGAAATGATTTGGTTAATAATAGTGCAAGCAAATCTTCGACATCATTTTCTAATGATGTAATGTCAACTATTGTTTATATACTTAATCGAGTGCCTACTAAATCAGTTATTTTCACTCTCTATGAGTTATAAACAGGTAGAAAACttgagttaattgattgcaactTTAGTGGTTAGTAATGTTTATCCATgacttttcccataagtttgaaaaactggGATAACTACGATAGAAACTCTTTATAAGATACTTTGAACACTCCAAAAgatatgtgttcattagggaggaaTATGTTAAAAGATTCACTAAAATTGTATCAAGAGTAACTACATTCATAAAGGATGTTTTTCCTAGCAAGGATGATACTAATACAAGTATTCATCTATATGAGATAGGAAAAGAATGGGGATAAGTACATCTTAGCAACCATTAGTTGAGttctaataaataatacatatactTGTTCTAAATAGTGGAAGAAAATGAGATAGAGCTCTAACCTACTTTGGATAGTAAGAGCAATGATCTCAATTGTTTGCCTTCTCCATCTCAACCTAGTGAGAGTAGTGAGATTGAGCTCTAACCTATTTCAGATAATGGGAGTGATGATCTTTAATTATGTAGGAGTGGACATCTAAAAGTACCCTAGTGacgttttgaaattgaaaaataaggtgtttcataaccactccccaagatgatgaagaacttaaaatcatgaaaaatagttgtctcatcctttgataagaaaaaatagtaatatgcattgaaagaaaagacaaaatacATAGAAATAAACCAAGTCTAgagttttggttgacttactaTTAGGTCAAAAACCCATTAGAAACAAATGGATGAAATGCAAATCACAATATATAGTCGTGTAGGGTAACCAACACACTTATGTATCCCTTacatgaaaaaagaaagtagACGTTGTGTTTGTCTATTCATCTTAAAGAAAGGCACACATGGTTGTATGATACAAAACACACATCTGTGTGTGGCTTTCCAAAAGTAGACATGGTGTTTATAAGTTAACACACCTATGTATGGGTGTTAGCTAGCACATGTGGGTGCATCTGGTGCGACATGCCCATATAGGTTTAAATAAAGGAACATAGGGGTTCAACTTCTATACACACTCATGTGTCCCCTGcatgaaaaaagaaagtagACATTGTGTTTGCCTATTCATCTTAAAGAAAGGCACACATGGTTATGTGATACAAAACACACATCTGtgtgtgactttccaaaagtagaCATTGTGTTTAGAAGTTAACACACCTATGTATGGGTGTTAGCTAATACATGTGGGTGCATCTAGTGCGACATACCCATATAGGCTTAAATAAAGGAATATAGGGGTTCAACTTCTATACACACTTATGTAATTactaagaaatagaaaaaaagcaTTTTACCCTTAGGCTATCTGCAAGAAGGGAAAGAGtaagaagaaagaataaaaaacattaGCAAGACAAGAAAGAGTTGGTTAGCTAAAAAAATATGTCTAACTATGTACAAGATGATAAAGACCCCAACCAAGTCTAATTCAGATTGAAAATCATGACTATAAAGAAAAGTGGTACACATCTAGATAATCACACGTTTTGTTCGTAAGTGACAAGATACGTGAAAACAAGAAGGTTTTATGAGAGATAGATACacatgagatgcatcatacacTCGACGTCAAGGTGCAATAACCACATAGCTTAGTTCAattcaggtgtgcatggtaaggattgCGATcttttagttagtttttcacaTGGTCAATATGATGCATTAGTACATGCCTATGGTAAGGGCCATTTAAGGATGGTTTCATCTGGCAACCTCGTAGTTTAATGAATGTGATAAGAGGGAGACTATGACCAGATTCCTTGTGTGACTAAGGTATCACAATTAGCAATCCTAATAGGTTGTATGATATAGGCACAAGGCATGACAGCGAGTAGACATGTAAGGTGTCATTTACTTTCACCAAGGTATTAGATATGTTGAGATTAGTCTAGACCTTGATAACCTTTGTCGATGTCTTATGTTAGGGCACAAGGGTACCGAGTTATGACCATATCAAGATCCATTAGTGGGATGCTAGGTTTTGTAGTTTTCTGCTTTATGCAAGGTCTCAAAAGGTTATAAACTTACTAAATGTTTTACACTCACGCATTCCTTTTCTATGATTTTATAGGTAGAAATGAGTAACAGGGTATACGAGGGAGTTAGCAATCTAGCCAAGTTGTTGTATAAGGGTGAGGGGCAAAATCGCCTTTTCtagattatttttctatttatgtattttgttgttttagttACAGTTTTTATGGTGTTTATGTACAATAATCATAtggttgatttttcaaacacattagtttatgaattttaataaattgaagtatttcaattgattttacagttacacctttttgcacacaCACATAAGTAAATATTCGATATCAtgcatttaattttgttgactatGATTAAGAGATCAAATGGTACACTTTTCTTCGGATCATATTCTGTGAAGAGGTATGTTCCTAAAGAGAGGTATTACACTTTTGAGTTAGTGATACCAAGATATGATTTGCCTGTTGAGATGTTTATAATTTGGATATGATTTCAGCAGATTGCAGCCTATGAATTGGAGAATTATTTTGTTGACATTTGCTTGCAGTCTTATCTAATTATACTCAGATGGTTGACTTTAAGAAGGATTTTTTGACCTTTTAACAATGGGTGATTAATGAAATATAACACAACAAaataactatttaattttaacattaaggtctcaaactctcactcaaCAAAActacatgaaaattttaaaattattatgatttgtGCATATATCCTAGTTCATTCAAGTATTTTGCCCTTATCATTACAATGTTGCTACCTACTTTTCCATGTCTATTAACTTTCCAGGAAGGCCATTTTAATCAGTTTCAGATAAATGTGTGTTCATTAGGAATGGATATGAATCGAGTCGAGTTTAAACACCTTTTAtctcaagtttgacttgaataaaaaatagtttgacttgagtttagCCCAAATGAAAatggttcaactcaaatttataagtTAAATCTATAACTCAAATTTGTGGCTTAGATTTgtgattcgaatttataattcattgacaaaattatgttattttatataataataaacaaaacgatgttgttttgacaattttttgatattattcaaatcagGCTATAAgccaaatttgaaataaattaagtCAGTCACCTGACTCACGAGcaaaactgaattaaactctttttaatttggcttaactttaaaaatgagtcaaatctcCTGACataaactcgattcaaattcaaattaaacgaattttaattaagttgaaccaactttttaaattaaatcaactcAATTTAAGTCTAACCTTAGTTTTAGTTTTAGCCTTTTTAGATGATGAAAGCAAGAAgaagtaattatttattattcaatttatcaggatatttaaaagattaattgacctccatatttgtaaattgttgTGATTGCAGCAGAGCCCTCAGTTTAAAAAAGTCGATAAAATGAAGTCCCTTACAGAAATTTGTGGGATAGTAAACATTAGCtgtacaaattaatatttaataaagcCCGACAAGGCAAACAATTTCTCTGAAATTGCCGTCCTAGAAAATGGTGATGAAATAGACTAACTGTAATTATACTATAATCCCGCCCTCCCtcaactctatatatatatatcctaaattatacaaacaataTCAAGCAAATCAATCTTAATTTCTTTGCAATATTATGGAGTATTTCTTGGTCTTAGGTTTTGTGGGGATTCTCAGAGAATCTCTCAAAATCTTCTTCAAAAATAGGAAGCTCATGGCATTCCTTACTTTGCTAATCCTTTCATTcaactcaatattttttttcatcaatgtCCTCTCCATCAAACCATTATGGTCTGACTTAGTTTTGGAGCTAAGTCTCTTACCTTCCACAGAGCCCAAAACTTCCGAATTTTTCCACCTTCTCGCGGCGATGAAAGAAGATATTCGATCATATATCGGCCTCGAATGGATGTTTATTGTTTTCAGTACTCTTGCCTCCATGTTTTTAGCAACTTCTATCGTCATTGCAGCAGCCGTGTGCCATGGAGGAAGAAGCTTATTATCTTTCAGAAAACTGTTGTGGGCAACTGTTGCGTTACAGACAAGGCCTTTCTTCACTCTCTTATATAATACCGTTCTGAGATATggttacttttttcttttcttggcaaatctttttccctttcttcttgttGTTCAACAGATGGTCACCTCAAAGGTCTTATTATCTACTGTAATTATAATTCTAGCTTCAGTTCTGTATATTTACTTGAATGTTACTTGGAATTTAGGGTTTGTTGTCTCAGTTTTGGAAGAGAAAAGTGGAAGTGAGGCTATCGGAAAGGCAGCGAAAATCATTAAGGGCAAGCGGCTGCATGGTTTTATTTTGAATCTTGTGTTTATGATTTTAACTTTGGTGATATTCCTGAGTGATTTGACGGTGAAACTAGCAGCTGCGAATTCAGTGATTATTGGGTTTTTTGTGACGGTTGTTCTCGGCCTGGTGAATATATTGCGGTGGATGGCATACACAATTTTGTACTACCAGTGTAAGAAGAACCATGGAGAAGAGGTTGAGTTGCCATGGAGCAAAGGTTATAGCCAAGTACCTATACATCCTCTTCTTAATGACAATGAACCGTCTGATCACCAAGGAGAGGCATGTGATGCGTGATTTGATCATCCTAATGATGTTGCGTTGTGAAAGTGTATTTGCAGTTATAATAAATAAGCCTATTTGAGTTGAACGCTATCTAAATTCCAATAGAAAAACTTGTATCGCCTTTGTTATATGTGATATTATcctttttataataatcttGAGCAAAGTTAAGATGGTTCTGGTAAAATTGCATGTATGACAATCGTCAACGGTCACCCACTTTTACTCTATCTCTTATGTTGACCAAAAAAAAGAGACTTTCTCcttaacttgaataaaaaagaaaccaattttccaacaattttttctaattttctttgcTCACACCCTTATTGGAATCGGTTACCATTAGCTTCGCCTATGCGGTGCTATGCTAATTTATACAAGATCTTGTTGCCTGATAAGTGGTTTGAACTTAAATCATGAAAGTCGTTTAagatttttattcataataaaaatctcAATAGAGTTTCTCTTCGAAATAAGAATtctaatagaatttattttatataaatatgttattttcttatatgaATGATATAGTGATTTATAGCAAATACATTGACAATAACGAAAGAGATGAAGAGATactgaaataatatttactttattaAACATATCTCTATTTTGGGTGAACCATGATAaatcatacatattttttttaaaccattgagtatgattgtttattttattgattttacacACTCTCTAATTCCTTTATAATTTACCTTCAATCACAAATTTGGACAACGCATTCTTACTCGACATTTTATAAGAAGCTTGAACTTGATTCCCCAACCAACAAATAATATGGAATTGTTATGCAACAATTTATAGCCTACATGAATTGTAGTCAAGAAATATCTTTGTATAAGTtagtgtttttaaaaccaaactgaACTGATATATCCAACCGGTTAAACCATAAATCAGTCTACAATTCGGTCTGACTTATAAATATTAGCATGTTTGAAATTCAATCAAACCTAATAAACCTATTGAACCgaaaaactatataaaatcaacaaaattgggtttatataatactacacaatttttatcttattaaaagtttaaaaagttataacttgtaagattttaatttaattaatgataaaatttatgattagtttttatctttatctatgTAATTAAGtgtcaattgtttaattaacatatttgaaattattctttaattttttaaaaaatttttttattttactaaattaaaatttgtatttcaaaGAAGGAAATATATTTGGTCATTATTGATAATTGTAAAGAGTTTattctaatgaatttcttatttttatatttaaaattttgataaatgtttaatattatttaaaaaaatacataataatttaggAATAAGTTAAACTGATTGATTAAATGGATTAAACCAATTAAACTATGAACTAACAAGACAATTGGTTCGGCAactgattcaattttaaaaacattgttatAAGCTTAAGATGTCCTAACAAGCTATGGGTGTTTAAAAAAGGATTGGTTTTAGCTCCTTGataaatgaacaaataattCTTGAAGGCCTTACAAAGACAAAGTCCAAGATACTACCTTTTCCTTGCTTGATACATTATATAATTGCTTCCATCCATCCGAAATCCTTCCCACATGAAGTTagtgtaaaagttgaaaaactaaCCTTCAAGTTTTCTTCTACACCACCTCCTTCGGGAGTTTGTGTTTAAACCCAATACGtggaaaagtaaaatttatgGAAAGGTAAATGACATATGGACCATTGTGACAAAATTTGAGAAACGTGTGGCcacaatagaaaaataattatagagaAAGACGTGGATCGTTTGGTAGAGGAGATgactttttatgaaaaagaaaaaaaaaataacaaagaaaattttcacaCATAAAAGAACAAGAGAATCCTAaagtatattaaaaacgataggAAAAAAAGCGGGATACTGATTCTCAATCCTCTTCTACACAGAATGTTGTGGTTACAGCAGTTGTAGCCAGCACCACTGTGAAGGTTCCTGAAAAATGTATAAGACTACTGTTGCTAGGCATCCTTACTTCAAGAAGAATAATACCGATTCTAAtcctaatcatatatttaaaaaataaataaaacgaGTAAGCTTTGGCAAACCATCTGCCAAAGAGAGGGAACAGGGGTAGCGACCAGACTAAGAGAAGGTGAACAAAGCATGAGCAGTGGAGCTTCAGGATaagttatatatgttttttattttgttttctgcagGATAAATCAGAAGAAATTAagggtttttattttgtttaactaTCTTAAGTATGTCTTGAGCGTAATTAGTAAATacggaaatgagaaaaaaaaggtacacgaattatatggatataatatgatgaataataaaaaatatatttgtaaaataacgTCCCTAAAATTTACATATGGGAAAAGTATGGCAcgtatatatatgagtttaatataacatatcatcaataatatatttataaaaatatgacaatatcataatatttttaacgaATCtcctattgaaaatcaatataataattcaaatgtaaagtatttaattaactatcaaatctaatataacataatacacatcaaaattttttgtataataaataatgtactAGTCagttagaaaaaacaaataaattaaccaGCGTAAATTTCAAACTTCGTATTAGAGTGAATCTTTATATAGGTTATTGGGAAGGAAAACGCAAAATTAGGGCTAAGAATGAAGAAAGAAATGTTGTTAGGATTTTTTAAATGACAGTGacattttcttaaataattgaaaataaaaggggcaattttgtactttaactttaagcaaaaattaaaacatatgaTAAACATAAAATACGGTATATAATTCACATTTAATACAGAAAAAGTGTAAAATATGCGTTAAATACATTTTgagttcaaaaatttatttgaacatTTTTAATACACgaataatatgtatatttactaactagggtaTTGAGGAAACTTGGTGCTTAtatttgtttgtgtttgatACTTCTATGGCTTGTAGAACAAGGTTTTCTCTTCCTCAAAAGTTAAACGCTTGGTAAGTACATGTTTAAATATGATGTCATATATTTGGTTAATAATCTATaagttattgttattttatataggATTTGTTCATTAGTCTGTCAAAGGGGAAGATCATAGATACTTGTTTGGAAAAATCATGAACATCCGATTCCAATATTTATCGTGAATAATCACAATGTTATGTGCATATACACATAAACCACCATCTTCTAACTAAATTTTTAACCTGAATATTCTCCTTCTCTCTGAAAATAGTTTGTTGGTTCTTTGtattcttctttttgttctAGCTTTGGTTTTTGCTTACTGATTTTTCTGTGTCATTTTTCTACAAAACGTGAAGACTAACtatgaaataaagataaagGGACTTCAGCCTTTTTTTACAATGGGATCTTGAACTTCTCTTTCAAAGCGGAAAACTTAGAAAAATGAGTGGGATGCTTGTACCCATTTTCAGAACTATGTAAACTTCTAGCAATAAAATTTAAGTGTTTGAAAATATGAGCATGTGAGCTATTTTTTTTCTGATCTATTGCCTTTAATTATAAATGACATTTCCAGAGCTAGTGGATTTGACATTCTCTACACTTGGTTTCATAAATATAGACTGTGGTTGTAGTCCAAcaatatataatcttttatcccttttatttatgtttgctttattttgacatataagtgaaaaataactttttaaatttaaagtaaaaaatggtcattttatcaaattgaaaatatctctagtttttatttaggatttaggcatttagtttaaatttgaatctcaATTCgaaactaataacttttaagtgAATTAGATTTGAACATTATAAATAACATCTTAATAAATTTGTCGAAATTTTGAGccagaaaaaaattttagactCCATGTAAGAAGTCACAAAGGTAAGAGAGAGATTACGTATGAACTTACTTTTTTGACAACTttttaaccaaaccaaattttcagtttagagaaaattataaatcgAAATCgaaccaatttaaaaattaatcaattttgaatcaaaccaaaaatattaattaactaaactgaattttttattaactgattttaaatcaaatttcaaaatattgtctcattttattattttttcaattttttagaaatatattcaatactttattaattttgacattAAGGTCTCAAACTCCCACTCAACAAAACcacatgaaaaatttaaaattattatgatttgtGCATATATCCTAGTTCATTCAAGTATTTTGCCCTTATCATCACAATGTTGCTATGTACTTTTCCATGTATATTACTTTCTAGGAAGGCCATTTTAATCAGTTTCAGAAAAATGTGTGTTCATTAGGGATGGGTATGAATCGAGTCGAGCTTGAACACCTTTTATCTCAAGTTTGGCTTGAATAAAAGATAGCTTGACTTGAGTTTAGCTCAAATGAAAatggttcaactcaaatttataagttaaatctataactcaaatttgtggtttgaatttataacacattaacaaaacgatgttgttttaacaatttattaatattattcaaatcgagctataagccaagtttgaaataaatcaaGTCAGTTACCTAACTCACGAGCAAAACCGAATTAAACTCTCTCTAATTTTGGTCAACttttaaaatgattcaaacCTCTTAACataaactcgattcaaattcaaactaaataaatttgaactaagttgaatcaactttttaaattaaatgaactcAGTTTAATTCTAACTCTAATTTTGGTTTTAGT includes:
- the LOC123205089 gene encoding uncharacterized protein LOC123205089, coding for MEYFLVLGFVGILRESLKIFFKNRKLMAFLTLLILSFNSIFFFINVLSIKPLWSDLVLELSLLPSTEPKTSEFFHLLAAMKEDIRSYIGLEWMFIVFSTLASMFLATSIVIAAAVCHGGRSLLSFRKLLWATVALQTRPFFTLLYNTVLRYGYFFLFLANLFPFLLVVQQMVTSKVLLSTVIIILASVLYIYLNVTWNLGFVVSVLEEKSGSEAIGKAAKIIKGKRLHGFILNLVFMILTLVIFLSDLTVKLAAANSVIIGFFVTVVLGLVNILRWMAYTILYYQCKKNHGEEVELPWSKGYSQVPIHPLLNDNEPSDHQGEACDA